In Rhodothermus profundi, the genomic stretch ACCCCGGAGCTGCACGTCGCCTGGCGCTACAGGAAGCTCTGCTGGCGGGCTGGAATTACGAGGCCATGCGGCTGGAGCTGGTTGCCCGCACCCGGCAAGCTTTTGTTGAGGTACTGACGGCCCAGGAGCGGCTGCGCCTGGCCGATAGCCTCCTGCAGCTGGCGCGTCGCTTTGAGCAGGCCGTGCAGGCACGCGTGTCGGCCGGCAAAGCCCCTCCGTTTGAAGCCCAGCGAGCAATGGTGGTCCGGGCCAACGCCGAACTGGCAGCGCGCGAAGCAGCTCAACTGCTGGAGGCCGCCCGGCGCCAACTGCGGAGTCTCTGGGGACCCACCGGCCCTCGCTTTAAGCGGGTTGTCGGTACGCTGCAGGAGGTGGAGCCGGTGCCTCCGTTCGCCTCCCTGACGCCTCTGCTAGCTCAGCATCCAGCCCTGGCCCAGTTTGCAGCCCGACGTGCCCTGCGGCAGTCCGAACTGCAACTGGCCCGGGCTCGCCGGATTCCTAACCTCAACCTGGTAGCCGGCCTGGTGCGCTATGGCAACACAGGCACCCAGGCTTTTCGCCTGGGGTTGCGGCTTCCGCTGCCGCTGTTCGACCGGCAGCAGGGGAGCATCCAGGAAGCACAGTACCGCTTGCTGCAAACCGAAACCGAAGCAGAAGCAGTTCGCCAGGCCTTGATTCGACGCCTGGCTGCTGCCCATGCACGCCTGCTCACTTCTTACCAGGCAGTCCAGCAGCTACAACAAGAAGTCCTGCCCGCCGCCCGAGAAATCTTTTCCGTCATCGAACAAGGGTATCGCGAAGGCAAATTCGACCTGCTAACAGTGCTGGACGCACAGCGCACCCTGCTGGAAACGACCAACCAGTACCTCGACGCGCTGCAGAATTATCACCAGGCGCGCGCCGAAGTCGAAGCATTGATCGCGCAACCCCTGAATGCACAGTCCCCCTGAACCGAGCCGAAGAGAAACGCCATGTGGATGTCCTATAGAACCCATGCACTTTCGCTCCTGAGCGTTGGTCTGCTGCTGACCGCTATTGGCTGTCAGTCGGGCGACGCAGACCCTCCACCAGCGACTGAAGTTGAAGCCGACCATGTAGAAGTCGTTCGCCTGGAGCAAGTCGATCTTGAAGATTTTGCCATTGTCATCGACACGGCAGGTCCGGGCACGCTGACCTTTACCAAAACCTTTCCAGGTGAGGTGCGGGTCAACGAGGATCGATTTGCCCACGTCGTGCCTCGCCTGCCGGGCATTGTGCGCACGGTCTATGTGACGCTGGGCGACCATGTGGAGGCTGGCCAGCTCATGGCTGTCCTCGAAAGTCGCGAGCTGGCGGAATTAAAAGCCAACTACCTGGATGCCCTGGCCCGGCTGGAGCTGGCCCGGGCCACGTATGAACGCGAAGCCCGCCTCTACCGGGAAAAGGTGTCCTCCGAGCAGGAGTACCTAGAAGCCCGTCAGGCCCTGGCCGAAGCTGAGATTGCGTTGCGCTCTGCCATGCAGAAACTAATGGCGCTGGGCTTCTCACAACGCTACATCGAATCCCTGCCCGACCAGCCCGACAGTCTGCTTCGCGTCTATCAGTTGCGCGCTCCGATTCGGGGCACCGTCGTGGCCAAACACATTGTCCAGGGAGAAGCGGTCGAAGCCTTTACCACCGTCTTTACGGTAGCGGACCTGTCTACGGTCTGGGTGGATCTGTCGATCTATCAGCAGGATCTCGCCCGCATCCATGAGGGCCAGCGGGTGACCATTGTCGGGCTGGATCATCAGGAAGAAGGGATTATCTCCTATGTCCAGCCGCTGGTTGAAGAAGACCGACGCACTGGACTGGCTCGGGTAGTGCTTCCCAACCCCCACGGCCGCTGGAAACCTGGCCTGTTCGTGACCGGCCAGATCATGATCGGACAGCAGACCTATGCGGTCGTTGTGCCACGCGCCGCCATCCAGACGATGGACGATCATCCTGTTGTCTTTGTCCCCACTCCAGAAGGTTTTATGCCGCGGCGCGTCCAGCTTGCGGCGGAAACCGACAGTCTGGTTGCGTTGGCCGACGGCCTGGCTCCTGGCGAGCCCTTTGTAGTGCAGGGGGCCTTTACGCTGAAAGCCGAACTGGAAAAAGAAGAAATCGGCGAAGGCCACGCACACTGATCGTTGTTCTTCTCCAAGCTTTGATCCCGACAAGCCATGCGTAAGCTGATAGATTTTGCACTGCGAAATCGCCTGCTGGTGCTTTCGCTGGGCCTGCTGGTTATGGGCGCAGGCTGGTACGCTTACACGCGCCTGCCCGTTGATGCTTTTCCGGACGTTTCGCCCTCGCTGGTGCAGGTATTCACCGTAACCCGAGGACTGGCTCCGCAGGAGGTCGAGCAGTACGTAACCTATCCAATTGAACGGGCCATGAGCGGACTGCCAAACCTGAAGCAGATCCGCTCGGTCTCCAACTTCGGGCTGTCGGTTGTCAACATTTACTTTGAAGACGGCACCGACATCTATTTCGCCCGACAGGTAGTCGGAGAGCGCCTCCAGGAAGTCCGGGAACAGATCCCTCCCGGTTTTGGCGAACCCCAGATGGGTCCTATTTCCACCGGCATGGGCCTGGTCCTGTTTTACTACCTGGAGGACACCACGGGCCGCTACTCTCTGGAAGAGCTACGAACCATTCAGGACTGGGTTGTCAAACCCATGCTCGAATCGGTGCCGGGCGTCACTGAAGTGCTCGGCATTGGCGGTTTTGAACGCCAGTTCCAGGTCAACGTCGATCCCAATGCGCTGCTGCGCTACGGGGTGACGATGACGGAGCTGGTCGAAGCGATTGAAGCCAACAACCTGAACGTAGGCGCCCAGTTCATTGAGCAGCACGGCGAGCAGTTTGTCATTCGTTCCGAAGGACTGGCCACCGGCATCTCGGACATTGAAAACATTGTGGTGAAAACCGTTGATGGCACGCCCATTTACGTGCGCGACCTGGCGCGCGTCGAAATCGGGGGGGCCATCCGCCGGGGCCTGCAGACGCGCAACGGCGAAGAAGAAGTCGTGGCGGGCATGGTCATCAAGCTTTACGGAACCAATGCATCGACGGTGATCGCCCGCGTCGAAGAAAAACTGGCCCAGATTGAGGACGTCCTACCCCCGGGCATTCGGATCGTCCCGTATTACGAACAGAAAACGCTCGTTGAGGCGGCTGTTTCGACGGTAACCAATGCGCTCTGGCAGGGCATTCTGCTGGTCATTCTGGTACTGGTAGCGTTTCTGGGCTCCTGGCGTCCTAGCGTGGTCGTGGCCCTCTCCATTCCGTTTTCGGTACTCCTGGCCACGTTGTTCATGGGCCAACTGGACATCTCCGCCAACCTGATGTCACTGGGGGGACTGGCCATCGCAATCGGTATGATGGTCGATGGCGCCATCGTGATGGTAGAAAATGTGGACCGTCATCTCCGCCAGGCCGCCCCCGACGAACCCCGCCTTCATGTCGTCGCCCGTGCCTGCCTGGAGGTGGCACGTCCGGTCGCGTTTGCGATCGCTATCATTGTGATCGTCTTTCTGCCACTGTTCACGCTGCAGGGCGTCGAAGGCAAAACGTTCCGGCCGCTGGCCTACACCACAGCACTGGCTATGTTTGGCTCGCTGGTCTTTGCACTGGTGGTAGCTCCCGTCCTTTCCAGCCTGTTTATGCGCCGGAGCACGACCAACCGGACGCCCATTGGCGAGCGCATTATCCAGCGCCTGCTGCAGTATTACCGCCCTCTGGTCACCTTCTTTGTGCAGCATCGCCGCTGGGCGCTGGGGCTGGCTGGCGGTCTGCTGCTGCTGGGCGCCACCGCTTTCCCCTTCCTGGGAAGTGAGTTTACCCCCACGCTGCAGGAAGGCACCATCGTACTTCGGCTGACCATGGCCCCATCCATTTCCCTTACCGAGGCCAAAGCAACCACGCAACGCGTCGAGCGTCGCCTGATGCAAATTCCTGAGGTCATCGGCGTCGTTACCCGAATCGGACGCGGCGAGGTGGGCGCCCACAGCGACCCGATCAACTCGGCAGAGATGTATATCCTGCTGAAGGACCGGGACGAATGGCGCGTAGATAATCAGGAAGAGCTCCTGAGGCTTATCCGCGAGGAGCTGGGCACGCTGCCTGGCGTGCTGACCAATTTTACGCAGCCCATCCAGATGACCGTCGATGAACTGCTCGAGGGCGTGCGGGCCGAACTGGCGGTCAAGCTCTTCGGAGATGATCTGGAAACGCTCAAACGTAAGGCCGATGAGATCGTGGCCGTGCTGCAGACCATCGAGGGCGCGCGCGACGTGCAGGCTGATCAGATCACAGGTACCCCGCAGATCCGAATTGTTGTGGACCGCGCAGCCATTGCGCGCTACGGCATTAATGTAGCCGACGTGCAGCGCACTATCGAGGCAGCTATTGGAGGCGTAGAGGCCGGGCTGGTTTTCGAGGGGGTGCGTCGCTTTCCTATCTACGTGCGCTACCAGGAACCCTACCGCGCCACCCCCGAGCAGATTCGGCAGTTACTGATCCCGGCCCCCGGCGGCATTCACGTGCCGCTGGCTGAACTGGCCCAGGTTGAGGAAGTCGTTGGTCCACGTCAGATCACGCGCGAGGACCTGCAACGCTTCATTACGATCCAGCTGAACGTAGAAGGACGCGACATTGGCTCCTTTGTGGCCGAAGCCCAGCGGGCCATTCGGGAGCGCATTGAACTCCCGCCGGGCTACTTTATTACCTGGGGAGGCCAGTTCGAGCTGCAGCAGCAGGCCAATCGACGCCTGATGCTCGTGATCCCCATCACGCTGCTGATTGTACTGGTACTGCTTTACAGCACGTTTAACTCGGTGCGCAATGCAGCGCTGATCATCCTCAACATTCCGCTGGCCCTGGTCGGGGGCATCCTGGCGCTGTGGCTGACCGGCCAGCACCTCTCGGTGCCTGCTTCGGTAGGCTTTATTGCGCTGTTCGGAATTGCCCTGGAAAATGGCCTGGTCCTGGTGTCTTACATCAACCAGCTCATCCGGGATGGCCTTCCAATCGACCGAGCCGCCATTCAGGGTGCGCTCCTGCGACTCCGACCGGTACTCATGACAGCCCTGACCACGTCGCTGGGGCTGTTTCCCCTGCTATTCTCGCAGGGAACCGGCGCTGAGGTCCAGCGGCCTCTGGCTACCGTCGTGGTCGGCGGTCTGTTTACCTCTACGGTGCTTACGCTGCTGGTTCTGCCGGCGCTGTATAAATGGTTTGCCATTCGTCTGCCCTACGACCAACCGCCCACGGGATCATGAAGCTGGTTTACGCCTACATCAAACCCCATAAGTTGCAATCCGTTGTGCTGGCCCTGCACCGCGTACGGGGCCTTACCGGCCTGAGCATTAGCAACGTGGAAGGATTTGGCCGGGGATGGTTTCGGCAGGACACGCCGCCCGCCTCTCCGGCCGAAGTGGTTGACTTTATCCGACATGTGCGGCTGGAGGTCTTTTGCCGAGACGATCTGGCCGAACAGGTGGTGCAGACCATCCAGCAGGCCGCTCACACCGGCCTCCGTGGAGATGGTAAAATTTTCGTGCTGCCGGTAGAAGACGCAGTGCGCATCTCCACCGGAGAGCGGGGCCAGGCTGCCCTGTAAGGGCTTCCCAGCCTTATAGCCGCTTCGTATCTTTGGGGCACCGTACGTCTTCCACCGCGGACCCTCACTGTGTTATGCCGGGTGTTGGCATCCGACTGTTGCTGATCGGCAGCCTCAGCTTTGGCCTGCTAACGCATTCCGCTGCTGCGCAGAACGGGGACAAACCGATCACGGTTACGGATCTGCTGCGCATCCGCCAGCTTGAAAGTCCGACCGTCTCTCCCGACGGCCGCTGGCTGGCTTACATCGTGCGCCAGATCGATACGGTCGAAACCAGACCCGAGGTGCAGTATGCCTACCGCACCCATCTGTACCTGCTCCCCACCGATGGAAGCGCGCCGCCCAGAGCCTACACGCACGGTGACCGAACGGCCCGTCAGCCCGCATGGCATCCCGAAAGCGATCAGCTCGCCTTTGTCCGTCCGGTCGAAGGCAAACCTCAGCTCTTTGTGATGCCCCTCTTTGGCGGGGAAGCGGTCCAGCTCACCGACTTCCGGTACGGCGCCAGCCGGCCGCGCTGGAGCCCGGACGGCTCGCTGCTGCTTTTTACGGCCACGCTCTCGGAGGAAGACGTACGCCGCACAGCAGGCACTCCCCCCTGGCCCGACGAGCGACCGGCCCGCACAGCAGCCGACACCGCCGGCGTCCGCCCCGACCCAGACGGCTCGCTCGCGGAAATCCGTGCCTGGCTGGCCCGCAACGAAGCCCGCCAAAACCCACGGGTTTTTTACCGGCTGGACTTTCAGGGAGAACTGACGCTTCAGCCGCAACTGCGCTTCCAGCACCTCTATGTCGTGGAACCTCACCCGGGCGCCACACCCCGTGCCCTGACACGTGGTTTCTTTTCGTTCACCGGAGCCGAATGGCTGCCTCATGGCCAGCAGGTCGTAGCGGCTGCCCGGATCGACTCCACGCGCCACCCCGACCGCATCCGAGGCAGTGATCTCTATCTGATTGACGTGGATACTAGTCGTATCCATCTACTACTGCATATCGACGGCTACGCCCTCTTTTCCCCCGTGCCGTCGCCCGATGGCCAATGGATTGCCTTTCTGGCCTCTCCCCTGGCCGACTCAGGCTACGCCCAGACCGAAATTGGCCTGTTTCGCCTTGATGGGCGCCATCCGCCTGAACTGCTCACGCTCCACTTCGACCGATCCGTGCGCAACCTGCAATGGTCGCCCGACATGCGTTACCTCTACTTTGTGGCGCCTTCAAACGGCGGCTTTCCTCTCTACCGCATTGCGTTCTTCGACCTGCATCCTCCACGTCCCTCCCGAACCGCCCCAACCGACACAACGCAGGTCTCCCGCGCGCGCTTTACGGCCGATGAAGTTGTGCGACGAACGCCAGAAATTGAACGCCTGCTTGATTACGAAAAAGGGGTGCGCGCCTATACGTTGAGTGAAGCAACGGTGTACTACGTACTTACCGAATCGACCAATCCTTACGAGCTCTATGCAGCGGATCTGGCCTTCAAACGCCCCCGTCGCCTTACCGAACACAACGCTTCCTGGCTGCGCAGCCGACGCCTGAGCCGACCCGAACCCTTTACGCTCCGCCGCGACACGCTGGAAATTCAGTACTGGGTGATGAAGCCCGCCTTCTTTGAAGAAGGCCGGCGCTATCCGATGCTCCTGGAAATTCATGGAGGGCCGGCCGCCATGTGGGGACCCGGCGAAGCCACGATGTGGCACGAGTTTCAGTTCTTTGCAAGCAAAGGCTTTGCCGTCGTGTTCTCGAACCCGCGGGGATCCGGAGGCTACGGGCAAGCCTTCCGACGCGCCAACTACCAGGACTGGGGCGATGGCCCGGCCGGCGATGTGCTGGCTGTCGCCAGCGCAGCCGCCCGGCTACCATGGATTGATCCAACCCGCCAGGTGGTAACCGGAGGTTCCTATGCGGGCTACCTGACCGCCTGGATCGTCGCGCACGACCATCGCTTTCGGGCCGCTGTGGCTCAGCGGGGCGTTTACGACCTGCAAACGTTTCTAGGCGAAGGGAACGCCTGGCGCCTGGTCCCCTGGCACTTCGGCGGCTATCCCTGGGATCAGGAAACGCCCGCCTTGCTGCACGGCGACACAGTCTCGGTGCGCGACGTCCTGTTGTACAACTCACCCATCACCTGGGTACACCAGATCCGTACGCCCCTGCTCATCCTGCACAGCGATCAGGATCTGCGGACTGGTGTTATTCAAAGTGAAATGCTCTACAAAAGCCTGAAAATTCTGGGACGCCCCGTCGAGTACGTCCGCTACCCGAAAGAAGGGCACGAATTGTCTCGTTCAGGCGATCCAAAGCGGCGCATGGACCGTATTCTCCGCATCTACGAATTCTTCATGCGTTACCTGCCTGCCGAAACGCCTTCCGCTTCGGAATGAGCAACCGTCTGGCCGCTGAACTTCAGCGCTGGCGTCAGGCCCTGCAGCGTCTTGACCGCCAGACAGTTCTTGTCCTGCTGGCTGCGCCCCTGCTGGCCTACCTGCACCTGCTGATTGGACGGCGCCGGTTCTACCTGGACACGCTGGTGCCTATACTGACGCTTCCAGAAACGCCTCTGGCCGCCTGGGCCTGGTGGACAGGCTTGCAGGCGCTGCTGGGCTTCGTAATTCCGGTGTTGCTCCTTCGTTTCGGCTTTCGTCGTCGCCTCACCGAGATCGGTCTGGGTCCGGGCGACCTGCGCTTCGGCCTGACTGTGCTGGCGGTCTACGTACCAATCGTCCTGCTGGGCACCTGGGTACTTTCGGCCGACCCGGCCTTTCAGGCCATCAACCCGCGTCTGCGTCCTGCCATCCATGACTGGCTCCTCTTTGTCCTGTACGAATTGCTCTTTCTGATGTACTGGATCGGCTGGGAGTACCTCTGGCGTGGGTTCGTCCTGTTCGGGACAGCACCCACCCTGGGCCTCTATGCCATCTTTGTGCAGATGTTGCCCTTTGCCGCCCTGCACGTTAACAAGCCACCTGCTGAAGCACTCCTTTCCATTCCAGGTGGACTCCTGCTAGGAGCTCTGGTGTGGCGCTGCCGCACTTTCTGGATTGCCGTCCCGATTCATTTCGTGCAGATGCTGGCCCTCGACTTCTGGTGCACGCTCCGCCTGCGCACCGGGCTGAATGGTCTCGGCCTGCAAACGCTGTGGCAGATCCTCGCCCATGGCTGGTAACCCCTCCCTGTTGCGCTGGAGGCACCACACGCAGCTTTCTGGCCGCTCTGGCCTCGCCCATGCCCTGCGCAGAGCTACAACCGCTGGAGATATCCCCTACGGGGGAGAAGTGGCGAATACAAGTGCAAGCGTAAGCATGTGCAGGGGAGGCAATCCCAGACGTTCAAGCTGTACAGTGTAGCCTGCGGTGAGCGGCAAATTGCCCAGATGGGTTGCCAGCATAAAGCCTGCGGCCGGCTGCCAGCCGCCCGCTTCGGGAAGACGTCCGATACGGTCCAGTCCGCCCAGCACGGCAAACGCCTTGCTTAACCGATAGGTAGCGCCTAACCGGAGTTGTCCCTTCCGCGCCCAGCGTCGCTCCGAAACCAGTCCTTCGCGAGGCGCATCGCCCACAAGCTGCACGCGGCGCCTGCGCACCTCGACAGAAGTGAACGCCACCTGGTACTCGCCCAGTAACCGCAGGCGTCCGGCCAGCACCTGCCACGATGCCCCCACGCGCACGCGGATAGGGAAACGATCCGAGGTAGTACTGCCCTGCTGCGGTCCGTAGAGATCGGCAGTGTTCCAGGTATAGCGGGCCAGCACGTCATCAATTGCCAGCCCCAGATGTAACGATTCAGACGCCTGGTAAAGCAGCCCCAGATCAAGTCCTATGCTCTGCACCGGGCGCAGCCCCTCAAACAGATCGGCGCGAAAGAATTGCAATCCCAGCCCCAGGGTAAGGCGATGGCTTACCTGGGTGCCAAAAGCCACCAGCAACGCGTATTCATCGGTGCGGTAGGTCTGCGTGTGGTAGCCACTGGCGTCACGTCCGTCGATATTACGCACGCCGGCATGGCGGAGCACCACGGCAATACCAGCTCGCGGCGGCATGCGCGTTGCCAATTGGACACTCTGCAACTCCCGGTCCAGTGCCATCAACGCACTGCTGAGCGCCAGGACAGGTTGCGTGGTAAAGACGGCCAGAGCCGGATTGTAGTAGGCAGCCGCTCCTTCCACATCGGCCACCAGGGCCTGCCCGAGCGCC encodes the following:
- a CDS encoding TolC family protein, producing the protein MAFSIRLYLWSSALLLLGLGCSAPRDLAWQPPRPLAADRPAYRPPKRPVLHAVADTGRTAEPLTLEAALRYTLQLNPELQAAAWEVRAREARTLQAGLWPNPELESEIDGAGATAPGLDPQDREMSLILSQELPLGGDPGAARRLALQEALLAGWNYEAMRLELVARTRQAFVEVLTAQERLRLADSLLQLARRFEQAVQARVSAGKAPPFEAQRAMVVRANAELAAREAAQLLEAARRQLRSLWGPTGPRFKRVVGTLQEVEPVPPFASLTPLLAQHPALAQFAARRALRQSELQLARARRIPNLNLVAGLVRYGNTGTQAFRLGLRLPLPLFDRQQGSIQEAQYRLLQTETEAEAVRQALIRRLAAAHARLLTSYQAVQQLQQEVLPAAREIFSVIEQGYREGKFDLLTVLDAQRTLLETTNQYLDALQNYHQARAEVEALIAQPLNAQSP
- a CDS encoding efflux RND transporter periplasmic adaptor subunit — protein: MWMSYRTHALSLLSVGLLLTAIGCQSGDADPPPATEVEADHVEVVRLEQVDLEDFAIVIDTAGPGTLTFTKTFPGEVRVNEDRFAHVVPRLPGIVRTVYVTLGDHVEAGQLMAVLESRELAELKANYLDALARLELARATYEREARLYREKVSSEQEYLEARQALAEAEIALRSAMQKLMALGFSQRYIESLPDQPDSLLRVYQLRAPIRGTVVAKHIVQGEAVEAFTTVFTVADLSTVWVDLSIYQQDLARIHEGQRVTIVGLDHQEEGIISYVQPLVEEDRRTGLARVVLPNPHGRWKPGLFVTGQIMIGQQTYAVVVPRAAIQTMDDHPVVFVPTPEGFMPRRVQLAAETDSLVALADGLAPGEPFVVQGAFTLKAELEKEEIGEGHAH
- a CDS encoding efflux RND transporter permease subunit, producing MRKLIDFALRNRLLVLSLGLLVMGAGWYAYTRLPVDAFPDVSPSLVQVFTVTRGLAPQEVEQYVTYPIERAMSGLPNLKQIRSVSNFGLSVVNIYFEDGTDIYFARQVVGERLQEVREQIPPGFGEPQMGPISTGMGLVLFYYLEDTTGRYSLEELRTIQDWVVKPMLESVPGVTEVLGIGGFERQFQVNVDPNALLRYGVTMTELVEAIEANNLNVGAQFIEQHGEQFVIRSEGLATGISDIENIVVKTVDGTPIYVRDLARVEIGGAIRRGLQTRNGEEEVVAGMVIKLYGTNASTVIARVEEKLAQIEDVLPPGIRIVPYYEQKTLVEAAVSTVTNALWQGILLVILVLVAFLGSWRPSVVVALSIPFSVLLATLFMGQLDISANLMSLGGLAIAIGMMVDGAIVMVENVDRHLRQAAPDEPRLHVVARACLEVARPVAFAIAIIVIVFLPLFTLQGVEGKTFRPLAYTTALAMFGSLVFALVVAPVLSSLFMRRSTTNRTPIGERIIQRLLQYYRPLVTFFVQHRRWALGLAGGLLLLGATAFPFLGSEFTPTLQEGTIVLRLTMAPSISLTEAKATTQRVERRLMQIPEVIGVVTRIGRGEVGAHSDPINSAEMYILLKDRDEWRVDNQEELLRLIREELGTLPGVLTNFTQPIQMTVDELLEGVRAELAVKLFGDDLETLKRKADEIVAVLQTIEGARDVQADQITGTPQIRIVVDRAAIARYGINVADVQRTIEAAIGGVEAGLVFEGVRRFPIYVRYQEPYRATPEQIRQLLIPAPGGIHVPLAELAQVEEVVGPRQITREDLQRFITIQLNVEGRDIGSFVAEAQRAIRERIELPPGYFITWGGQFELQQQANRRLMLVIPITLLIVLVLLYSTFNSVRNAALIILNIPLALVGGILALWLTGQHLSVPASVGFIALFGIALENGLVLVSYINQLIRDGLPIDRAAIQGALLRLRPVLMTALTTSLGLFPLLFSQGTGAEVQRPLATVVVGGLFTSTVLTLLVLPALYKWFAIRLPYDQPPTGS
- a CDS encoding P-II family nitrogen regulator encodes the protein MKLVYAYIKPHKLQSVVLALHRVRGLTGLSISNVEGFGRGWFRQDTPPASPAEVVDFIRHVRLEVFCRDDLAEQVVQTIQQAAHTGLRGDGKIFVLPVEDAVRISTGERGQAAL
- a CDS encoding S9 family peptidase — its product is MPGVGIRLLLIGSLSFGLLTHSAAAQNGDKPITVTDLLRIRQLESPTVSPDGRWLAYIVRQIDTVETRPEVQYAYRTHLYLLPTDGSAPPRAYTHGDRTARQPAWHPESDQLAFVRPVEGKPQLFVMPLFGGEAVQLTDFRYGASRPRWSPDGSLLLFTATLSEEDVRRTAGTPPWPDERPARTAADTAGVRPDPDGSLAEIRAWLARNEARQNPRVFYRLDFQGELTLQPQLRFQHLYVVEPHPGATPRALTRGFFSFTGAEWLPHGQQVVAAARIDSTRHPDRIRGSDLYLIDVDTSRIHLLLHIDGYALFSPVPSPDGQWIAFLASPLADSGYAQTEIGLFRLDGRHPPELLTLHFDRSVRNLQWSPDMRYLYFVAPSNGGFPLYRIAFFDLHPPRPSRTAPTDTTQVSRARFTADEVVRRTPEIERLLDYEKGVRAYTLSEATVYYVLTESTNPYELYAADLAFKRPRRLTEHNASWLRSRRLSRPEPFTLRRDTLEIQYWVMKPAFFEEGRRYPMLLEIHGGPAAMWGPGEATMWHEFQFFASKGFAVVFSNPRGSGGYGQAFRRANYQDWGDGPAGDVLAVASAAARLPWIDPTRQVVTGGSYAGYLTAWIVAHDHRFRAAVAQRGVYDLQTFLGEGNAWRLVPWHFGGYPWDQETPALLHGDTVSVRDVLLYNSPITWVHQIRTPLLILHSDQDLRTGVIQSEMLYKSLKILGRPVEYVRYPKEGHELSRSGDPKRRMDRILRIYEFFMRYLPAETPSASE
- a CDS encoding CPBP family intramembrane glutamic endopeptidase, which gives rise to MSNRLAAELQRWRQALQRLDRQTVLVLLAAPLLAYLHLLIGRRRFYLDTLVPILTLPETPLAAWAWWTGLQALLGFVIPVLLLRFGFRRRLTEIGLGPGDLRFGLTVLAVYVPIVLLGTWVLSADPAFQAINPRLRPAIHDWLLFVLYELLFLMYWIGWEYLWRGFVLFGTAPTLGLYAIFVQMLPFAALHVNKPPAEALLSIPGGLLLGALVWRCRTFWIAVPIHFVQMLALDFWCTLRLRTGLNGLGLQTLWQILAHGW